The Toxorhynchites rutilus septentrionalis strain SRP chromosome 3, ASM2978413v1, whole genome shotgun sequence genome includes a region encoding these proteins:
- the LOC129779744 gene encoding larval cuticle protein A2B-like, protein MVFRLAIIATIVAVANAVAVGYPAVAPYHGAYAAPYHGAYPAIAKVAAPVIAKAVDDYDPNPQYSYSYHIADALTGDNKEQQESRSGDVVTGSYSLVEPDGTRRVVEYTADPVNGFNAVVHRQPLAVKAVAPVAKIAAPLAYPAAHVGYPGAHVGYAGAHLGYPGYAKAVYG, encoded by the exons ATGGTGTTCAGA CTTGCTATTATCGCCACTATTGTGGCTGTGGCGAATGCCGTTGCTGTTGGATATCCTGCCGTGGCGCCATATCATGGCGCATATGCGGCACCATATCATGGTGCTTATCCAGCTATTGCCAAAGTAGCTGCCCCAGTCATTGCTAAGGCCGTTGATGACTACGATCCAAACCCACAGTACAGTTATAGCTACCATATTGCC GACGCTCTGACCGGAGACAATAAGGAACAGCAGGAGTCTCGTTCAGGAGATGTAGTTACCGGATCGTACTCTCTGGTTGAACCCGATGGCACCCGTCGTGTTGTTGAGTATACCGCCGATCCAGTCAATGGATTCAACGCCGTTGTACATCGTCAGCCTCTCGCCGTTAAGGCTGTAGCTCCAGTTGCCAAGATTGCTGCCCCACTCGCTTATCCTGCTGCCCATGTCGGTTATCCAGGAGCTCACGTTGGATATGCAGGAGCCCACCTTGGATATCCAGGCTACGCCAAGGCCGTCTATGGCTAA